The Sporichthyaceae bacterium genomic sequence ACGGGTTCAAGGTGAACACCGGCGCGATCGTCATCGAGGTCGGCGGGATCACCGAGGAAACCTGCCGGGAGGTCGACGCCGCGTTCGACATCCGCGAGCCGTCCCCGCCGATCCTCTATCGGGTCGGCAAGAAGAACGTGGACATCAGCGGTGGCGGCTGGGGAGTGATGCTGTCTCAGCTCACTCGGTCCGGCGCGAAGATCCTGGCCGGGTTGGGCGCGGCGCGTAAGGACGAGGGCCTGCCCGAGCACGAGCTGTCCACCGCGGAGTGGCTGCGCAAGTTCACCAAGAACGAGTCGGTGCACGGGATGTTCCGCAACATCTGCGGCTCGATCTTTGCGGTGTCCTCGGAGGAACTGCCCGCCCGGGTGTTCCTGACCTACATGAACCGCAAGAGCGCGTTCAAGCGGTTCGGCTACCACCCCGAGGGCACCATCGGCCTCTGGCGGGCGCTGGCCGCGGTGGTGGAGCGCGACGGCGGCGAGGTCCGGTTGTGCACCGGCGTGGAGTCGTTGACCGCCGTGGACGGCGAGGTCACCGAGGCGGTGCTGGTCGGCGGCCAACGAGTCCGCGCGCGGGTCGTGGTCAGCGACATCGGCCCGGCGGCGACGGTGAAACTGCTGGCCCACGATGTACTGGACGAGGACTACCTGGCCGAGGTGAAGCGCGCCGACCGACCCGCGGCGATGATCACCGTCAACTTCGCCTCGCAGGAACGGCTGATCGACGTGCCCGGCATGCTCGGCTTCGCCAAGACCCGGCGGATGGCCTACATGGCGCACTTCTCCGACGTCTGCCCGGAGATGTCACCCGAGGGCTGGCACCTCTACGTCGCCACCTCCGTGCCGCACCCGTCGATCGGCGACTTCGATGTGGACGAAGAAACCCAACTGCTGTTCGCCGACATCCACGACACCATCCCCGATTTCGAGACGAGGGCCCGGGTCCTGTCGGTGGTGGTGACCCGCGACGACTGGCCGCCGCAGCGCGCCGTCGCGGGTTTCGACCTGACCCCGCAGACGCCGCTGGCGAATCTGTGGAATGTGGGCGATGGTGTGAAGGAGTACGCCAACGGCGGCACCACCGCGTGCGCGGAGACGGCCAAGTTGGTGGTGAACGCCATCGTCGAACGCTTCCCGTTGGGGGCCGCCACGTGATCGCAGCGACTGTGCCGCAGCCGCCGACCGATCTGGTGATGCCGAAGGCCGCGGAGCTGGTGTTCACCATC encodes the following:
- a CDS encoding NAD(P)/FAD-dependent oxidoreductase; protein product: MTDVDVLVIGAGAGGLFTAARLAHAGYRVLVVERLDKVGGRASTDDIDGFKVNTGAIVIEVGGITEETCREVDAAFDIREPSPPILYRVGKKNVDISGGGWGVMLSQLTRSGAKILAGLGAARKDEGLPEHELSTAEWLRKFTKNESVHGMFRNICGSIFAVSSEELPARVFLTYMNRKSAFKRFGYHPEGTIGLWRALAAVVERDGGEVRLCTGVESLTAVDGEVTEAVLVGGQRVRARVVVSDIGPAATVKLLAHDVLDEDYLAEVKRADRPAAMITVNFASQERLIDVPGMLGFAKTRRMAYMAHFSDVCPEMSPEGWHLYVATSVPHPSIGDFDVDEETQLLFADIHDTIPDFETRARVLSVVVTRDDWPPQRAVAGFDLTPQTPLANLWNVGDGVKEYANGGTTACAETAKLVVNAIVERFPLGAAT